Part of the Methylomonas sp. AM2-LC genome, TAAGTTTAAGGTCAGTGCTCTCCGGGCCAAAGTCCATGTACTTACATGGAAATGTCCTTCCAGTGAAGGCAAATTGAACTGCCAACTGTCTAAGTCACTGTTCCATAGAGACTTAAATTCGTCAGCCGGAACGAGAAACTCGGCAGCTACGGCATTACAGAGAATTTCTTCTTCCCGTTGCGTTTTTGTACTGCCATCGGATATGCCGGACTGACCAATCCAGATATGGCAAAGCTCATGGATCAGGGTAAAAAGACGAGCACCCAAAGCGTCCGCATGGTTTACAAAAATAATGGGTGCATAATCATCCGCAATGGCAAAGCCCCGGAATTCTTCAACTCGCAATGGTCTAGTATGATGACCAAAGCTGCTTTGGCGCATCACCAAAATACCTAAAGCCTCTATCTTATTAATAAGATCCCGATAATAGTCCTCCCATTTGCCCCGGTTTGGGTGTTTGCCCACGCCAAGCTCTGCTCGCATACTTTGGACGATTGCCATTACGCCAGCATTCACGGAAAATCGTCCAACAATCCGATTAGGTTCAGCAAGTTGAAGTTTTAAATACTCTTTGTACCATTCCTGACAAAGCAGCATAAGCTTGATCAAGTCTAGTAACTCACAGCTAGGTTTATTGCATCCTTGGCCTTCGATAGTTCTTAGGTCTGGAATGGGTAAAGCGTCTACTGGCGGTGTGGATAGGAATAAATAGCCAAATGGTACATGCGCTTTTTCAGCATAACGCATTGCCTGGTTAAAGGTTAAAGGCAACTGACCGGTTTCCCATTTGTAGAGCTTCTCTTCGTTGACATCACACTTTCGAGCAAATTCAGACACAGCGATGCCGGAGCGTTCCCGCGCCCAGATCAGCATATCTGTGTTAATTTTTGCCGTTGTCATAGCCATGTACTCTGTTTTAGTAAACTAATTATAATTGCAAACTAGCCTAGAACATATTTTCTTAAAATCTCGAGCATCATTGACCAGATTTTACCTGTTTAGTTTTCAGGAATCATGATTTTGCCAGCGTACTTAAATATGAAAAAAAACGGTCAGGTTTAAATAAATACTAAATGTTTAACTAGATTATTAATAGAAGCTTGAAGACAAATGATAACCTTGGCCTTTATGACTGAGTTGCTGACAGCAGTTTGCAGCAACTCAAACATCAAAAAGCTAACTTACTTGATGAGCAGTTAGCTAAACATTAAACCTAAAATGCATAACATCACCATCCTGCACCTTATACTCCTTACCCTCTAAACGCCATTTTCCCGCGTCTTTAGCACCCTGCTCGCCTTTATAAGTCACAAAATCCTCATAGGCAATCACTTCGGCACGGATAAAGCCTTTTTCAAAATCAGAATGGATAACACCCGCTGCTTGCGGGGCGGTGGCATTTACTTGGATGGTCCAGGCTCTTACTTCTTTAACACCGGCAGTAAAATAGGTAGACAGGTTTAATAACTTATATGCTGCGCGTACTACGCGATTCAAGCCCGGCTCTTCCAAGCCTAAGTCTTGTAAAAACTCCTGTTTTTCCGACTCGTCCAATTGCACAATTTCCGCTTCTATGGCCGCACACACGGGTACCACTGATGCGCCTTCCTGTTCTGCAAAGGCACGCACTTTATCCAGCATGGGGTTTTCGTCAAAACCATCGTCTTGTACATTGGCTATATATAAGGTAGGTTTAATGGTAATCAGAAACAG contains:
- a CDS encoding XRE family transcriptional regulator translates to MAMTTAKINTDMLIWARERSGIAVSEFARKCDVNEEKLYKWETGQLPLTFNQAMRYAEKAHVPFGYLFLSTPPVDALPIPDLRTIEGQGCNKPSCELLDLIKLMLLCQEWYKEYLKLQLAEPNRIVGRFSVNAGVMAIVQSMRAELGVGKHPNRGKWEDYYRDLINKIEALGILVMRQSSFGHHTRPLRVEEFRGFAIADDYAPIIFVNHADALGARLFTLIHELCHIWIGQSGISDGSTKTQREEEILCNAVAAEFLVPADEFKSLWNSDLDSWQFNLPSLEGHFHVSTWTLARRALTLNLITQAQYQNYITDQQANYKDRESSSGPTYYQTKKAQISNRFSRAVVSEALSGQLLLREASQMLGGIKPGKIAHFAKELGV